Proteins encoded within one genomic window of Platichthys flesus chromosome 17, fPlaFle2.1, whole genome shotgun sequence:
- the lsm10 gene encoding U7 snRNA-associated Sm-like protein LSm10: protein MEPELEPEEAESSPSRVGQTEVVNSIRERSIAENSMVVLLQGLQGEVTTVDMRNESTARGRLVNVDAYMNVRLEEVLYRDRRGQLTQLQDMFVTGRNIRYVHIPDHVDIMKTIQTQLTKIHRVRNFGGEGGGKKEFAKKKK, encoded by the coding sequence ATGGAGCCGGAGCTGGAGCCGGAGGAAGCTGAATCCTCGCCCTCTCGCGTAGGCCAAACCGAGGTCGTCAACTCAATCCGTGAGCGTTCCATCGCAGAGAACAGCATGGTGGTCCTGCTGCAGGGCCTCCAGGGCGAGGTGACCACCGTGGACATGAGGAACGAGAGCACGGCGCGGGGGCGCCTGGTCAACGTGGACGCCTACATGAACGTGCGACTGGAGGAGGTGCTGTACCGGGACCGGCGCGGTcaactcacacagctgcaggacaTGTTCGTCACGGGCAGGAACATCCGCTACGTGCACATCCCAGACCACGTGGACATCATGAAGACGATACAGACTCAGCTGACCAAGATCCACAGGGTGCGCAACTttggaggtgagggaggaggcaAGAAGGAGTTTGCCAAGAAAAAGAAATAG